From Panthera uncia isolate 11264 chromosome E1, Puncia_PCG_1.0, whole genome shotgun sequence, one genomic window encodes:
- the NPW gene encoding neuropeptide W, producing the protein MGVRGPAGRPVLALLLLLLSLPAGAWYKHVASPRYHTVGRAAGLLMGLRRSPYMHRRALRLAAGPVASDTQGLGASPQEPSARDTLRPAPVPRGALLLPSGVRELLETGRHSRAGLRVSAPWSWRRPERAPELEPGLLRGAGQSLWRVSCSATVCPENRVRRTPPLQGYPERSPCWQCPFS; encoded by the exons ATGGGGGTGCGGGGCCCTGCGGGCCGGCCGGTGCTCgcgttgttgctgctgctgctgtcgcTGCCCGCTGGCGCCTGGTACAAGCACGTGGCGAGTCCCCGCTACCACACGGTGGGCCGCGCCGCGGGCTTGCTCATGGGGCTGCGCCGCTCGCCCTACATGCATCGCCGCGCGCTGCGCCTCGCTGCCGGACCCGTTGCCTCGGACACCCAGGGCCTGGGCGCGTCCCCGCAGGAGCCATCTGCCAGAGACACCCTCCGTCCGGCGCCCGTCCCCCGAGGTGCTCTTCTGCTGCCCTCTGGGGTTCGGGAACTGTTGGAGACTGGAAGGCACTCGCGCGCAGGGCTCCGGGTCAGTGCGCCTTGGAGCTGGCGCCGCCCCGAGCGCGCGCCGGAACTGGAGCCAGGGCTCCTCCGTGGAGCAGGCCAG AGCCTTTGGAGAGTCTCCTGTTCAGCCACGGTCTGCCCAGAGAACCGGGTTCGCCGGACCCCGCCTCTCCAGGGCTATCCTGAGCGCAGCCCCTGCTGGCAATGCCCTTTCTCCTGA